One segment of Tamlana crocina DNA contains the following:
- a CDS encoding argininosuccinate synthase domain-containing protein has product MKKLVIAYSGGLDTSYCAVSLSKEYDVHAVSVNTGGFTKKEIKHIESNAYKMGVSTYKNIDAVSTFYQKVVKYLVFGNVLKNNTYPLSVSAERIIQAIEIIEYAKSIDAEYIAHGSTGAGNDQVRFDMIFQTLAPNIKIITPIRDQKLTRQEEIDYLKENGIDMSWEKAKYSVNKGLWGTSVGGAETLTSEKPLPGEAYPSQLKHSEEEKVKLTFEKGELVAVNGIENAPEINIETLNNLASAYAIGRDIHVGDTIVGIKGRVGFEAAAALITIKAHHLLEKHTLTKWQLQHKEYIASFYGMHLHEGQYLDPVMRDMEAFLQSSQDKVSGDVTVSLKPYHFTLDGIVSDHDLMSAKFGSYGEENKGWTADEAKGFIKIVGNQNKIYQQVNSK; this is encoded by the coding sequence ATGAAAAAGTTAGTAATAGCCTATAGTGGCGGCTTAGACACCTCGTATTGTGCCGTTAGTTTATCAAAAGAGTACGATGTACACGCGGTAAGTGTAAACACTGGCGGTTTTACCAAAAAAGAAATCAAGCATATTGAAAGTAACGCTTATAAAATGGGCGTTTCAACTTATAAAAATATTGATGCGGTATCTACATTTTACCAAAAAGTGGTGAAGTATCTAGTGTTTGGTAATGTGTTGAAAAACAATACCTATCCGCTATCGGTAAGTGCCGAACGTATTATTCAGGCTATTGAAATTATTGAATATGCCAAAAGTATTGATGCTGAGTATATTGCCCACGGAAGCACCGGAGCCGGTAACGACCAAGTGCGTTTTGATATGATTTTTCAAACCTTGGCACCGAATATTAAAATCATTACCCCGATCAGGGATCAAAAATTAACTCGACAAGAAGAAATCGACTATTTAAAAGAAAACGGTATCGATATGTCTTGGGAAAAGGCCAAATACTCGGTTAACAAAGGTCTTTGGGGAACCAGTGTTGGTGGTGCCGAAACATTGACTTCGGAAAAACCATTACCGGGGGAAGCCTACCCGTCGCAATTGAAACATTCCGAAGAGGAAAAAGTAAAACTAACTTTTGAAAAAGGCGAATTGGTGGCCGTAAACGGCATTGAAAATGCACCGGAAATCAATATCGAAACCCTAAATAATTTGGCGTCGGCTTATGCCATTGGTCGCGATATCCATGTGGGCGATACCATTGTGGGCATTAAAGGTCGCGTAGGCTTCGAAGCGGCTGCAGCACTAATCACCATAAAAGCGCACCATTTGTTGGAAAAGCACACGCTTACCAAATGGCAGTTGCAGCACAAGGAATATATTGCCAGTTTCTACGGCATGCACTTGCACGAGGGGCAGTACTTAGATCCCGTAATGCGCGATATGGAGGCCTTTTTGCAAAGCAGTCAAGATAAAGTGTCTGGCGATGTTACCGTATCGTTGAAGCCGTACCACTTTACTTTAGATGGCATTGTTTCAGACCACGATTTAATGAGCGCCAAGTTTGGAAGCTATGGTGAAGAAAATAAAGGTTGGACCGCCGATGAAGCCAAAGGATTTATTAAAATTGTAGGCAACCAAAACAAAATTTACCAGCAAGTAAATTCGAAATAA
- the argC gene encoding N-acetyl-gamma-glutamyl-phosphate reductase, giving the protein MKKLQVGIIGGAGYTAGELIRLLINHPQAEINFVFSTSNAGNKISKVHQDLIGSLDLEFTDTANPDVDVLFLCLGHGNSVKFLSANTFSENTKIIDLGNDFRLEADKTFEGKTFVYGLPELQKEAIEKANYIANPGCFATAIQLGLLPLANKGLLNTDVHINAVTGATGAGTSLSATTHYTWRDNNFSYYKPFTHQHLGEINQSVKQLQNDFSKEILFMPNRGNFSRGIFATIYTDFEGSVDEAKTLYNEFYKEANFTFVSDDFLHLKQVVNTNKCLIHLHKHEGKLLVTSIIDNLLKGASGQAVQNMNLMFGLEETTGLSLKGTYF; this is encoded by the coding sequence ATGAAAAAACTACAAGTAGGAATAATTGGTGGAGCTGGGTACACGGCAGGCGAATTAATCAGACTGCTGATTAATCACCCGCAAGCCGAAATTAATTTTGTATTCAGTACAAGTAATGCCGGAAACAAAATAAGCAAAGTGCACCAAGATTTAATCGGGTCGTTAGATTTAGAATTTACCGATACGGCAAACCCCGATGTTGATGTGTTGTTTTTGTGTTTGGGTCACGGTAATTCGGTAAAGTTTTTGTCGGCCAATACCTTTTCGGAAAACACGAAAATCATTGATTTGGGCAACGATTTCAGATTGGAAGCCGATAAAACTTTTGAAGGTAAAACCTTTGTTTACGGACTGCCAGAATTGCAAAAAGAAGCCATCGAAAAAGCCAATTATATAGCCAATCCTGGTTGTTTTGCCACAGCAATTCAATTAGGACTTTTGCCATTGGCGAACAAAGGCTTGTTGAATACCGATGTGCATATAAACGCAGTAACCGGAGCCACAGGAGCTGGAACATCGCTGTCGGCAACCACACATTATACTTGGCGCGATAACAACTTTTCGTATTACAAACCCTTTACCCATCAGCATTTGGGTGAAATCAACCAATCGGTTAAGCAATTGCAAAATGATTTTTCAAAAGAGATCTTGTTTATGCCCAACCGAGGGAATTTTTCAAGAGGTATTTTCGCAACTATATATACCGATTTCGAAGGCTCGGTAGATGAGGCTAAAACCTTATATAACGAATTTTATAAAGAGGCTAATTTTACATTTGTTTCAGATGATTTTTTACATTTGAAACAAGTAGTGAATACCAATAAATGTTTAATCCATTTGCACAAGCACGAAGGTAAGTTGTTGGTAACGAGTATTATTGATAACTTATTAAAAGGCGCTTCAGGGCAAGCGGTTCAGAACATGAATTTAATGTTCGGACTGGAGGAAACCACGGGCTTAAGCTTAAAAGGAACTTATTTTTAA
- the proC gene encoding pyrroline-5-carboxylate reductase, whose protein sequence is MKIAIIGTGNLGSSIAKGLVKNNTFSSLYLSDKNTTNVDAYKSLPNVVVTNDNELAVTQSDIVIFALQPKHINAVLESVSSKFTDRHVVMSVAAGVEISRIESIIGSDKNIIRVMPNTAISIGKSMTCIAANKAAQDKVPMAQDIFNQLGTTMVIPEDQIQAATVICASGIAFWMRLVRATTQGAIQLGFEAHEAHQLALQTCYGAASLLKESGRHPEEEIDRVTTPSGCTIEGLNEMEHQGLSSSLIKGINASFEKINQLKKN, encoded by the coding sequence ATGAAAATAGCCATTATCGGTACTGGTAATTTAGGGAGTTCGATTGCCAAAGGACTGGTGAAAAACAACACCTTTTCATCCTTGTATTTAAGTGACAAAAATACGACAAATGTTGATGCGTATAAAAGTCTGCCCAATGTGGTAGTAACTAACGATAATGAGTTGGCCGTAACACAATCTGATATTGTGATTTTTGCGCTTCAGCCCAAACACATCAATGCGGTTTTAGAGAGCGTGTCTTCCAAATTCACAGATAGGCACGTGGTGATGTCTGTTGCCGCTGGTGTCGAGATCTCAAGAATCGAAAGCATTATTGGGTCTGATAAAAATATCATCCGCGTGATGCCCAATACGGCTATTTCCATAGGGAAATCAATGACATGCATTGCGGCTAACAAAGCAGCGCAAGATAAAGTGCCAATGGCTCAAGATATTTTCAATCAACTGGGCACCACTATGGTTATTCCCGAAGATCAAATTCAGGCTGCTACGGTTATATGTGCCAGTGGTATTGCCTTTTGGATGCGTTTGGTGCGTGCCACAACCCAAGGGGCTATTCAATTAGGCTTCGAGGCTCATGAAGCGCACCAATTGGCTTTGCAAACTTGTTACGGAGCAGCCAGTTTATTGAAAGAATCTGGAAGACATCCAGAGGAAGAAATAGACCGTGTAACCACCCCGAGCGGTTGTACCATTGAAGGTCTTAACGAAATGGAGCACCAAGGATTAAGCTCTTCGCTCATTAAAGGAATTAATGCTTCCTTTGAAAAAATAAACCAACTAAAAAAGAATTAA
- a CDS encoding aminotransferase class III-fold pyridoxal phosphate-dependent enzyme: MPLFDVYPLYNVTPVSAKGLYVYDDADKEYLDLYGGHAVISIGHAHPKYVDAVSSQVADLGFYSNAIQNPLQVQLAEKLETLSGCEGYNLFLCNSGAEANENALKLASFKTGKSRVVAFKNGFHGRTSAAVAATDNPNIIAPINAQQKVTILELNDILGVKAELEKGDVCAVIVEFIQGVGGLDQGTADFFEQVYALCQANDTMFIADEVQSGYGRSGKFFAFQHYNVTPDIISIAKGMGNGFPIGGILIHPDIEAKHGMLGTTFGGNHLACAAGLSVLNVIEDENLMDNVNAMSEYFLKLAKSVPQIKNIKGRGLMLGLEFDFEVGELRKKLIYNHRIFTGGASNKKLLRILPPLTIRKDHINQFFEALIEALSEIEENQLQNI; this comes from the coding sequence ATGCCATTATTTGACGTTTACCCATTATACAACGTAACGCCGGTTTCGGCCAAGGGACTTTATGTTTACGATGATGCCGACAAGGAATATTTAGACCTTTACGGTGGGCATGCCGTAATTTCCATTGGGCATGCACACCCAAAATATGTCGATGCCGTTTCAAGCCAGGTGGCCGATTTGGGCTTTTATTCCAACGCCATTCAAAACCCGTTACAGGTACAATTGGCCGAAAAGCTGGAAACACTTTCTGGTTGCGAAGGCTATAATTTGTTTTTGTGCAATTCGGGAGCTGAAGCCAACGAAAATGCATTGAAATTAGCTTCCTTCAAAACAGGAAAATCAAGAGTGGTCGCGTTTAAAAATGGTTTCCATGGAAGAACTTCAGCAGCAGTGGCGGCAACCGATAATCCTAATATTATCGCACCGATAAACGCTCAGCAAAAAGTAACCATTTTAGAGTTGAATGATATTTTGGGCGTTAAGGCCGAATTAGAAAAAGGCGATGTTTGTGCTGTTATCGTAGAGTTTATCCAAGGTGTAGGCGGATTGGACCAAGGCACGGCCGATTTTTTCGAGCAAGTTTATGCCCTTTGTCAAGCTAATGATACCATGTTTATCGCCGATGAGGTACAATCAGGTTATGGACGTTCGGGCAAATTTTTCGCTTTTCAGCATTACAATGTCACTCCCGATATCATTTCGATAGCCAAGGGTATGGGGAACGGTTTCCCTATTGGCGGTATTTTAATCCACCCCGATATTGAAGCTAAACACGGCATGTTGGGTACTACTTTTGGTGGGAATCACTTGGCTTGTGCGGCTGGTCTTTCGGTGTTAAACGTTATTGAAGATGAAAATTTGATGGATAACGTTAACGCCATGTCCGAGTACTTTTTAAAACTGGCGAAAAGCGTTCCGCAGATAAAAAATATAAAAGGGAGAGGTTTGATGCTCGGTTTGGAGTTTGATTTTGAAGTGGGCGAACTCAGAAAAAAACTTATCTATAATCACCGCATTTTCACAGGAGGGGCTTCCAACAAAAAACTGTTGCGAATTTTACCGCCATTAACCATTCGAAAAGATCATATCAATCAATTCTTTGAAGCATTGATTGAAGCGTTATCTGAAATTGAAGAAAATCAATTGCAAAACATTTAG
- the proB gene encoding glutamate 5-kinase, which translates to MKRKKRVLLKVGSNTLTKETNNISRGKIEDLASQIAQLQDTHEFVIVSSGAIAVAKQFVKLESKQKDVFVKQALASIGQPHLIRIYQEIFREYGLLTSQCLLSYSDFEKKESRKNIVNTINVLVNNNYIPIINENDTVATDEIKFGDNDKLGALTASLLKADLFIIATNTNGIYTKESYENGTPETIKVVDDFEELNKQVVDSKSSHGSGGMQSKIEAASVAKNANIETWIVNGLEDYFILNAIENKVPFTKIK; encoded by the coding sequence ATGAAAAGAAAAAAACGTGTTTTATTAAAAGTGGGTTCCAATACGCTTACCAAGGAAACCAATAATATTTCCAGGGGTAAGATTGAAGACTTGGCCAGCCAGATTGCACAACTTCAAGATACGCACGAGTTTGTCATCGTCAGTTCTGGGGCTATTGCCGTAGCCAAGCAATTTGTAAAGCTGGAAAGCAAGCAAAAGGACGTTTTTGTAAAACAGGCTTTGGCATCCATCGGGCAACCCCATTTAATCCGTATTTATCAGGAGATTTTCCGTGAATATGGGCTATTGACTTCGCAATGTTTATTGAGTTATTCCGATTTTGAAAAAAAGGAAAGTCGAAAAAACATCGTGAATACCATCAATGTTTTGGTGAACAATAATTATATTCCCATCATTAACGAAAACGATACGGTGGCTACTGATGAGATAAAATTTGGTGACAACGATAAATTAGGAGCTTTAACGGCCTCGCTTTTAAAAGCCGATTTGTTTATAATCGCTACCAACACCAACGGGATTTATACGAAAGAATCCTACGAAAACGGTACGCCGGAAACCATTAAAGTGGTTGATGATTTTGAGGAGTTGAACAAACAGGTAGTCGATTCCAAATCGTCCCACGGCAGTGGTGGTATGCAATCGAAGATTGAAGCGGCATCCGTAGCAAAAAATGCCAATATTGAAACATGGATTGTTAATGGTCTGGAAGATTATTTCATTTTAAACGCCATTGAAAACAAAGTGCCATTTACCAAAATAAAATAA
- a CDS encoding N-acetylornithine carbamoyltransferase, with protein sequence MKHYTSIHDIDNINSWIEEAKQLKEDPLKHIELGKNKTLGLLFFNSSLRTRLSTQKAALNLGMNPIVMNVSGDAWGLEFEDGTVMNGSTAEHIKEAAAVVSQYCDIIAVRAFPTLTDKEKDESEQVLSAFKKYASVPIVNMESATGHPLQGFTDALTISEHAPTKKPKVVLSWAPHIKALPHAVANSFAQAMQKMDVDFVIANPEGYNLNPEITGDAKIYHNQEEAFKDADFVYVKNWSSYENYGKVKNTDPNWMITKEKLGDAKFMHCLPVRRNVIVEDAVLDSENSIVIEQANNRTYAAQLVLKKILDNL encoded by the coding sequence ATGAAACATTACACCTCCATACACGATATCGATAATATCAATTCATGGATTGAGGAAGCCAAACAATTAAAGGAGGATCCTTTAAAGCACATCGAATTGGGAAAGAACAAAACCTTGGGTTTACTGTTTTTCAATTCAAGTTTGCGTACCCGTTTAAGTACCCAAAAAGCGGCTTTAAACTTGGGGATGAATCCTATTGTAATGAATGTTTCTGGTGATGCTTGGGGATTGGAATTTGAAGATGGCACTGTGATGAATGGCTCAACCGCTGAACATATTAAAGAAGCGGCTGCTGTGGTGTCGCAATACTGCGATATTATTGCGGTACGTGCTTTTCCAACGCTAACCGATAAAGAAAAAGACGAAAGCGAGCAGGTGTTGAGTGCCTTTAAGAAATACGCTTCCGTGCCTATTGTCAATATGGAAAGTGCTACCGGCCACCCGTTACAAGGGTTTACCGATGCTTTAACCATTTCGGAGCATGCGCCAACCAAGAAGCCTAAAGTTGTGTTAAGCTGGGCGCCGCACATAAAAGCTTTGCCACATGCCGTGGCCAATAGTTTTGCCCAAGCCATGCAAAAAATGGATGTGGACTTTGTTATTGCCAATCCTGAAGGTTATAATTTAAACCCAGAAATTACAGGCGATGCCAAAATTTACCACAATCAAGAGGAAGCCTTTAAAGATGCCGATTTTGTGTATGTTAAAAACTGGAGCAGTTACGAAAACTACGGAAAAGTAAAAAATACCGACCCCAATTGGATGATTACCAAAGAAAAGTTGGGCGATGCTAAATTTATGCACTGTTTACCAGTAAGACGAAATGTGATTGTTGAAGATGCGGTTTTAGATTCTGAAAATTCCATTGTAATCGAGCAGGCCAACAACCGAACGTATGCCGCGCAGTTGGTACTTAAAAAAATATTGGATAATTTGTAA
- the argB gene encoding acetylglutamate kinase: MEKLSIVKIGGNIIEDESALNAFLKLFSNLEGKKILVHGGGKRATHIASKLGIESQMVNGRRITDAETLEVITMVYGGLVNKNVVAKLQALNTNAIGLTGADINSIKSVKRPVKEVDFGFVGDVESVSYQSIDKLIQADFTPVFCAITHDGNGQLLNTNADTITSQVAVGMSELYETSIYYCFELNGVLKDINDKNSVIKHIDSNTYKDLLEQGIIADGMLPKLENCFDALNNGVKNINMGNTSMLTKTDSNFTTITL, encoded by the coding sequence ATGGAAAAACTATCCATAGTAAAAATAGGAGGAAACATTATTGAGGACGAAAGCGCTCTAAATGCCTTTTTAAAATTGTTTTCAAATTTAGAAGGCAAGAAAATTTTGGTGCACGGTGGTGGCAAACGCGCCACGCACATCGCATCAAAATTGGGCATAGAATCCCAAATGGTGAATGGCCGCCGAATTACCGATGCCGAAACCCTTGAGGTCATTACCATGGTTTACGGAGGTTTGGTGAATAAAAATGTGGTCGCCAAACTACAGGCATTGAATACCAATGCCATTGGTTTAACCGGTGCCGATATCAACAGTATTAAATCAGTAAAACGCCCGGTAAAGGAAGTTGATTTCGGTTTTGTGGGCGATGTGGAAAGCGTGTCGTATCAGTCTATCGATAAATTGATTCAAGCCGATTTTACTCCAGTGTTTTGTGCTATAACCCACGATGGTAATGGCCAATTGCTTAATACCAATGCAGATACCATAACTTCTCAGGTCGCAGTAGGGATGAGTGAATTGTACGAAACATCGATATATTATTGTTTTGAGCTGAATGGTGTTTTAAAAGATATCAACGATAAAAATTCAGTAATTAAGCATATCGATTCCAATACTTATAAAGACCTTTTGGAACAAGGCATTATTGCAGACGGTATGCTTCCGAAACTTGAAAATTGTTTCGACGCTTTGAATAACGGCGTAAAAAACATTAACATGGGAAATACCTCGATGTTAACGAAAACCGACTCTAATTTTACAACCATAACTTTATAA
- a CDS encoding M20 family metallo-hydrolase, with the protein MALQELTQKAIALLKKLIETQSFSSEEDATAAHIEDWFKQFNIDYTRTKNNVWAVNKYFDESKPTLLLNSHHDTVKPNSAYTKDPFKAIVEDGKLYGLGSNDAGGCLVSLIATFTHFYNQKDLKYNLVLVASAEEESSGPNGLNSMLPIIPKVDVAIVGEPTLMNLAVAEKGLVVFDAVVEGTPSHAAHPNDNNAIYNTIEVIQWFKDFKFEKSTEALGDVKMTVTQINAGSQHNVVPGHVDLVVDVRVNDAYSNAEIAEILQTKSPCTKITPRSLRLNSSSIPMDHDLVKAGMAMGRSKYGSPTLSDQAVLKCPSLKLGPGDSTRSHSADEFIYINEIEEGIQIYVELLNRVIV; encoded by the coding sequence ATGGCGCTACAGGAATTAACCCAAAAAGCCATTGCGCTTTTAAAAAAACTGATTGAAACGCAGTCGTTTTCTTCTGAAGAAGATGCTACTGCGGCACATATTGAAGACTGGTTTAAACAATTCAATATTGACTACACACGTACCAAGAACAACGTTTGGGCGGTCAATAAATATTTCGACGAGAGTAAACCAACGCTGTTGCTAAACTCGCATCACGATACCGTAAAACCGAACAGTGCCTACACCAAAGATCCGTTTAAAGCCATTGTTGAAGATGGTAAATTGTACGGTTTGGGCAGTAACGATGCAGGTGGTTGTTTGGTGTCGTTAATCGCTACGTTTACCCATTTTTACAATCAAAAAGATTTAAAATACAATTTGGTTTTGGTCGCTTCCGCGGAAGAAGAAAGTAGCGGTCCAAACGGTTTGAACAGTATGTTGCCCATTATCCCGAAAGTTGATGTAGCGATAGTTGGCGAACCAACACTAATGAATTTGGCAGTGGCCGAAAAAGGGCTTGTGGTTTTTGATGCTGTCGTGGAAGGCACCCCAAGTCACGCCGCACACCCCAACGATAACAACGCCATTTATAATACGATTGAGGTCATTCAGTGGTTTAAAGATTTTAAATTTGAAAAAAGTACCGAAGCCTTGGGTGATGTTAAAATGACGGTTACACAAATAAACGCAGGGTCGCAGCACAATGTGGTTCCTGGCCATGTCGATTTGGTAGTAGACGTCCGTGTAAACGACGCTTACAGCAATGCAGAAATTGCTGAAATACTGCAAACAAAATCGCCGTGCACAAAAATTACACCGCGTAGTTTACGATTAAATTCGTCGTCTATCCCAATGGACCATGATTTGGTAAAAGCTGGGATGGCCATGGGCAGAAGTAAATATGGTTCACCAACCTTGTCTGATCAAGCGGTACTGAAATGCCCAAGTTTAAAACTGGGGCCTGGTGATAGCACGCGCTCGCATTCGGCAGATGAGTTTATTTATATCAACGAAATAGAGGAAGGTATCCAAATTTATGTGGAGTTGTTGAATCGGGTTATCGTGTAG
- the argH gene encoding argininosuccinate lyase, with amino-acid sequence MKLWDKGISIDKKIEQFTVGNDREIDIHIAKYDVIASKAHAKMLHKIGILSTIELEQLLGGLQVLENEIEAGEFVIDQQFEDVHSKIEYELTVSLGDVGKKIHTARSRNDQVLVALHLYYKENLALVKEKTKTLFNTLIDQAENYKDKVLPGYTHLQVAMPSSFGLWFSAYAELMVDDVFLIDAAIKTVDQNPLGSAAGYGSSFPIDREFTTNEMDFATLKYNVVAAQMGRGKNERTISAALGSLANTMSRFAMDVCLYMSQNFGFISFPDELTTGSSIMPHKKNPDVFELIRGKCNKIQALQSEMVLITNNLPSGYHRDFQLLKENMIAAFEEIKDILDIFNYSIQQIIVKDIDTNSDLYKYLFTVDNINTLVVEGQTFREAYQKIGGQVQDGTYVPDTSKKHTHEGSIHNLCLDKIRAKFPK; translated from the coding sequence ATGAAACTCTGGGACAAAGGCATTTCCATCGATAAGAAAATAGAACAATTTACGGTTGGCAACGATCGTGAAATTGATATCCATATTGCAAAATACGACGTAATCGCATCCAAGGCGCACGCCAAAATGCTGCATAAAATAGGCATTTTAAGCACTATTGAATTGGAGCAACTTTTAGGCGGACTGCAAGTTTTGGAAAATGAAATTGAAGCAGGCGAGTTTGTAATCGACCAGCAGTTTGAAGATGTACATTCTAAAATTGAGTACGAACTTACCGTAAGTTTGGGTGACGTTGGAAAAAAGATACACACGGCACGCTCTAGAAACGATCAGGTTTTAGTAGCGCTTCATTTGTATTACAAAGAAAATCTAGCCTTGGTTAAAGAAAAGACTAAAACGCTTTTCAATACACTTATAGATCAAGCTGAAAATTATAAAGACAAGGTGTTGCCTGGTTATACGCACCTGCAAGTGGCCATGCCATCGTCTTTCGGGTTATGGTTTTCGGCCTATGCCGAATTGATGGTAGATGATGTGTTTTTAATAGATGCGGCCATAAAAACGGTAGACCAAAATCCGTTGGGTTCTGCAGCGGGTTATGGAAGTTCATTCCCTATCGATAGGGAGTTTACTACTAACGAAATGGATTTTGCAACACTAAAGTACAATGTGGTAGCTGCACAAATGGGGCGTGGTAAAAACGAGCGTACCATTTCGGCTGCTTTAGGAAGCTTGGCCAATACCATGTCGCGATTTGCAATGGACGTTTGTTTGTATATGAGCCAGAATTTCGGTTTTATTTCATTTCCTGATGAGTTAACCACAGGAAGTAGTATCATGCCGCATAAAAAGAACCCTGATGTGTTTGAGCTTATCCGTGGTAAGTGCAACAAAATACAAGCACTTCAAAGCGAAATGGTGTTAATTACCAATAATCTGCCAAGTGGATATCACCGCGATTTTCAATTGTTGAAAGAAAACATGATTGCCGCCTTTGAAGAAATTAAGGATATTTTGGACATTTTCAATTATTCCATTCAGCAAATCATTGTAAAGGATATTGATACCAACAGCGATTTGTACAAGTATTTATTTACGGTGGATAATATCAACACTTTGGTGGTTGAAGGGCAAACTTTCCGGGAGGCTTACCAGAAAATCGGTGGCCAGGTACAGGACGGAACCTATGTGCCGGATACCTCGAAGAAGCATACCCACGAAGGCAGTATCCATAACCTGTGTTTAGATAAAATCAGGGCTAAGTTTCCCAAGTAA
- a CDS encoding ROK family protein, translating to MELLGIDVGGSGMKGAIVDSETGEMLTERHRIATPSSRSPEDMAKTFNAIVQHFNYKGPVGCGFPTIIKNGVCKSTGNLHPSWMNVNAEKLFSDACKLPVHVINDADAAGYAVMNYGIGKDKQGLVVMVTIGTGLGTGVFYNGQLIPNFEMGRIPYKKYECIE from the coding sequence ATGGAATTACTAGGAATTGATGTAGGTGGCTCAGGAATGAAAGGTGCTATTGTAGACTCAGAAACCGGAGAAATGCTAACCGAGCGACATAGAATTGCTACTCCGTCATCCAGATCACCCGAAGATATGGCCAAAACCTTCAACGCTATTGTTCAGCATTTTAACTACAAAGGCCCCGTTGGTTGTGGTTTCCCAACTATTATAAAAAATGGTGTGTGTAAATCTACCGGAAACTTACACCCCAGCTGGATGAACGTCAATGCCGAAAAATTATTTTCTGATGCCTGCAAGCTTCCGGTTCACGTTATAAACGATGCCGATGCTGCCGGTTATGCAGTAATGAATTATGGCATTGGAAAAGACAAACAGGGCTTAGTGGTGATGGTCACTATTGGCACAGGTTTAGGTACAGGTGTTTTCTATAACGGTCAACTGATACCTAATTTTGAAATGGGCAGAATTCCTTATAAGAAATACGAATGTATTGAATAA
- the leuB gene encoding 3-isopropylmalate dehydrogenase translates to MKLNIAVLPGDGIGPEVTAQAVKVLKAIAMEFNHVFTFNYALVGASAIDKHGTALPQETIDICTKADAVLFGAIGKTAFDLDPDAKIRPEQGLLGIRKALGLHTNIRPVIAYDDLLSKSSLKVRQIKDTNILIYRELTGGIYFGERSLSEDGNTASDVCTYHRFEIERIAHQAFKAAQSRKRKLALVDKANVLESSRLWRRVVLEIAPQYPDVKVNYLYIDNAAMELIIRPRQFDVILTENMFGDILSEEASVIVGSIGLLASASLGNEHAMFEPIHGAYTKAANKGIANPIASILSAAMLLDHFGLDEEAALVREGVDKSLKLHITTPDLNNKYDNISTTKVGDFIEDFINNPDETNLNFTNIHLGQSTII, encoded by the coding sequence ATGAAGTTAAATATTGCCGTTTTGCCAGGTGATGGCATTGGTCCAGAAGTTACAGCTCAAGCCGTTAAGGTTCTGAAAGCTATAGCTATGGAATTTAACCACGTATTTACATTTAATTATGCCTTAGTTGGCGCCAGTGCCATAGATAAACATGGCACGGCGCTTCCGCAGGAAACTATTGATATTTGCACAAAAGCCGATGCTGTCCTTTTTGGAGCCATTGGAAAAACAGCTTTCGATTTAGACCCCGATGCCAAAATACGTCCTGAACAAGGTCTCTTGGGTATTCGAAAAGCCTTGGGCCTACACACTAATATTAGGCCAGTTATCGCCTACGACGATTTGTTGAGCAAATCATCCTTAAAAGTACGCCAAATAAAAGACACCAATATTCTTATTTACCGCGAATTAACGGGCGGCATTTATTTTGGTGAACGCAGTTTGAGCGAAGATGGCAATACCGCTTCTGATGTTTGTACCTACCACCGTTTTGAAATTGAGCGCATTGCACATCAAGCCTTTAAAGCGGCACAATCGAGAAAACGCAAACTTGCACTGGTTGACAAGGCTAACGTTTTGGAAAGTTCCAGATTATGGAGGCGCGTGGTACTTGAAATCGCACCGCAATATCCCGATGTAAAAGTCAATTACCTTTACATTGACAATGCGGCTATGGAGCTCATTATCCGCCCAAGACAGTTTGATGTCATTTTAACTGAAAATATGTTTGGTGATATCCTTTCGGAAGAAGCCAGCGTGATTGTAGGATCTATAGGTTTATTGGCTTCGGCCTCACTTGGCAACGAGCATGCTATGTTCGAACCCATTCACGGTGCGTACACCAAAGCAGCCAACAAAGGCATTGCCAACCCCATCGCTTCAATTCTATCGGCAGCTATGTTGCTTGATCATTTCGGACTTGACGAAGAAGCTGCCTTAGTGCGCGAAGGTGTAGACAAGTCGTTAAAACTACACATCACTACACCTGATTTAAATAACAAGTACGACAATATTAGCACCACGAAAGTGGGCGACTTTATTGAAGATTTCATCAATAATCCAGACGAGACCAATCTAAACTTTACAAATATACATTTAGGGCAATCCACTATTATTTAA